In Candidatus Hydrogenedentota bacterium, the DNA window CCCACGGAAAGTATGCCGCCGCCGGCGACAGTCAGGGCGCGTTCGCCCCATTCGCCGAAGGTTTCGTGCCCGTAGAACGCGGCATACACGAGCAAGCCCAATCCAAGCAATCCCATCACTACGACCGCCACGTCCTTGTGCTTGCGGCAACCCAGAGTGACCGCGACCGCGCTGGACGGCAACACGAGCCACAGCATGAACGAATGGAACCGTTCCTCGCCGACGAGGCTGCCGGCAAGTGCGGGGATCAACGTAAGCGCGATCGGCATTGCCGCGCAATGCACGACGCAGACGGCGGTGAGGCAAATCGCGATCCGATCCAATGCGAGTTGTACTTTTCCGGCTGACATCGTCACGCCATCCGTTCCGCGGACGGCCATTGTTGAGGTATCATTGGGTCTACTCCGTGTCGCTGAGTTCGTGGAAAACGAGCCCGCCGAAATTCATCGGGTACGGGCCGATCCCCGCGTTCCATTTGACGAACTCCACGTGCCCGTCCATGTACAGGACCGTTGCCCCGCCGGGCACGTGCACGAAGTGGGTCGGTTCGTCGGATATGCCGGAGTGCATGACAACGACATCGGACTGCGCCTGTGCGCCGCCCGCGGGGTTGTTGATATCCGTGATGAAGAACCGCTCGATGCCCTCGCGCAAGCGCTTGAGTTCGGTGCGCCCGTTCGGCAGCGCAAACCCGAGATCCCAATCGCGGTCGGGCGCGCCGGCATCCCCTCCCAACTCGACTGCGTCGTCCACGACAAGCCCCGCGGCGAACAGCGGATCGAAGTCCGCTTCCGTCGTCCATCCGTCAAACGTGTTCCTCGATACGGCATAGCCGTTGTAATAATAGGGCTCCGTATTGACTTCGCACGGCTCCACGGTCCCGTTGTCCGTAAATCCGGGCATCGCCTGCCACAGTTCCCACGATGTATTTCCTTCGTCGTAAACGACCTCGGGATCGTCGTGGTGTACCCAGCTCGGGCTGAGGAGTACGCGCCAGTCCGACAGGTACTCGGGGAAAATCGCATCGGGTTTAGGTATCTGGTTCCACGCGACCAGGGAACCATCGCACTGGAAAACCTTCATTTGGGGATACTTCTCGCTTTTCGATTCGCTCGAGTACATTTTGAAGACGATTCCCATTTGCTTAAGGTTGTTCAGGCACGACGCCCGTTTTGCCGCTTCGCGCGCCCGCGCGAGCGCGGGCAGGAGGATCGCGGCGAGGATCGCGATAATCGCGATGACAACGAGCAGTTCGATTAGCGTAAATCCATGACGTTTCATGGTATGAGTTCTCCATAGTTTGAGTGCGCGCCAGCGCACGAACGCCGTCGCAGTTGTCGTTCGTTTCACGCGAGATGCAGTTCGAGAGACGGACTTTCCCCAGTTGACGCGGAAAGTGCGCCAACGACTTAGAACTTCTAACAATACTGACGTCTTTGCGTTT includes these proteins:
- a CDS encoding MerC domain-containing protein, translated to MDRIAICLTAVCVVHCAAMPIALTLIPALAGSLVGEERFHSFMLWLVLPSSAVAVTLGCRKHKDVAVVVMGLLGLGLLVYAAFYGHETFGEWGERALTVAGGGILSVGHLRNYLLCRKESCTH
- a CDS encoding DUF1559 domain-containing protein, coding for MKRHGFTLIELLVVIAIIAILAAILLPALARAREAAKRASCLNNLKQMGIVFKMYSSESKSEKYPQMKVFQCDGSLVAWNQIPKPDAIFPEYLSDWRVLLSPSWVHHDDPEVVYDEGNTSWELWQAMPGFTDNGTVEPCEVNTEPYYYNGYAVSRNTFDGWTTEADFDPLFAAGLVVDDAVELGGDAGAPDRDWDLGFALPNGRTELKRLREGIERFFITDINNPAGGAQAQSDVVVMHSGISDEPTHFVHVPGGATVLYMDGHVEFVKWNAGIGPYPMNFGGLVFHELSDTE